In Cerasicoccus sp. TK19100, the following proteins share a genomic window:
- a CDS encoding STAS domain-containing protein: MKIETIKEGGFTRLIMDGRFDASWCDHLRSVLDETIRRGEHHLQLDLAEVHYLSSAGIRLLLKTYKQLKAIQGTFQIVNPSENTANVLRLAGLDALLADSSTKNSASQSKVIAKHESTSAIFEIHGHDVPPVKVTAHDGEPKTFSAPAFLIGVGAIGRDATDNAHRLGELLAIGGNVAYQPTDGAKQPDYMVTHGALKADAQIISGIAASALPAGLTRFETHADDGVIGLLELAETILCIAKSNAAIVVAMTETAGLIGAALRQSLAATDSDEHLQFPAIRDWLSFSADRIHRDSTTLLVGVVAKPGTPIESQLRPLDADGKTLGHFHAAAFPYHPLQKGEIDLAATINAAFEDRSIQAVLHLLADHRPLVGAGESQFYRGACWYAPANF; encoded by the coding sequence ATGAAAATTGAAACGATCAAAGAAGGCGGCTTCACGCGCCTCATCATGGACGGCCGCTTCGACGCCAGTTGGTGCGATCACCTGCGCTCGGTGCTCGACGAAACGATTCGCCGTGGCGAGCACCATCTACAGCTCGACCTCGCCGAAGTGCATTACCTGAGCTCCGCTGGCATTCGCCTGCTACTCAAAACCTACAAACAGCTCAAAGCGATCCAGGGCACGTTCCAGATCGTCAACCCCTCCGAGAACACGGCAAACGTCCTTCGCCTCGCGGGGCTCGATGCACTCCTGGCCGACTCTTCTACCAAAAACTCTGCATCGCAAAGTAAGGTCATCGCCAAACACGAGTCAACATCGGCAATCTTTGAAATCCATGGCCATGACGTGCCACCCGTTAAGGTCACCGCGCACGATGGCGAGCCAAAGACATTCTCGGCACCCGCCTTCCTGATCGGCGTGGGCGCGATCGGTCGCGACGCCACGGACAACGCACATCGCCTGGGCGAGCTACTCGCAATCGGCGGCAACGTTGCCTACCAACCGACCGATGGTGCCAAGCAACCGGACTACATGGTCACCCATGGCGCACTCAAAGCCGACGCGCAGATCATCTCCGGAATTGCCGCCAGCGCATTGCCCGCAGGCTTGACCCGTTTTGAAACGCACGCGGACGACGGTGTCATCGGTTTATTGGAATTAGCCGAGACCATACTTTGCATTGCAAAGTCCAATGCAGCAATCGTTGTCGCGATGACTGAGACTGCTGGCCTGATCGGTGCCGCCCTAAGGCAATCCCTGGCTGCCACAGACAGTGACGAGCACCTGCAGTTTCCAGCGATCCGCGATTGGCTTTCCTTCAGCGCAGACCGTATTCATCGCGACTCGACCACCCTCCTCGTTGGCGTAGTCGCAAAGCCCGGAACGCCCATCGAGTCGCAGCTTCGCCCGCTGGATGCCGATGGCAAAACACTCGGCCATTTCCACGCAGCGGCCTTCCCCTACCACCCCTTGCAAAAGGGGGAGATCGACCTCGCGGCCACGATCAACGCCGCTTTCGAAGATCGCAGCATCCAGGCCGTCCTTCACCTGCTCGCCGATCACCGCCCCCTCGTCGGCGCAGGTGAGAGCCAATTTTATCGCGGCGCATGCTGGTATGCGCCAGCCAACTTTTAA